The sequence ACTTTAAGGCTCGGAAGCATAAGGCGCGAATCGTCTCCACGTCGCTGAATGCAGAGTATGCATACGTGCTAAGACCGGGAGGAAAGTTATATACCATCACCGATGTTGAGGACTTGCACCTATGGATGGTGAGCCACTTTGAGGGAACTGCGGATGAAGTAGCAGGCAATGGTGCGGCCGGCGTGAGTGAATTGTGGGAAAGGGTGGATGACGAAGAATTAGATAAAGATGAATGTGTGAGAATCATGAGAGACGAGACCGAAGAGGGGAAGAAGGTGACGAGGAATGGAGGGCAGAAGTTCGTTGCAGTTTGGCGGAGAAAGGAGGATCCGGAATGGATTCCTTAAGTTTTTATATCTCTTTGCACCCCAGGTGGCCCCTACCAGATATCCACATGCCATCTACATTTTGTGAACTTACTATATATAGAGTCCGCTCAAGCCTCCTCCAGTTGGAAACTAGAAGAAAATATGGCGTCAAAGAGCAGACATCGTCGTTTTGCAAGTACTAATATGTACTACTTCTACACTCCCTGACGGCAGATCAAGGGAAATCTGTAAGAGATCGAAACGCAGTACCCGATCCAAGGAACCCCAATGAACTTGAATATCAAAAACTAAGCTTCTATACACCACTCAGGGGGATCCAGCCTCTTTCAATGCGAAACACGATAAAAAGAAATTATATATACCATTCATTTCACCAAGTCCCAAAACGTTCAGGCCTTCAACCTCCTCGCTTCACAGCTTTCACAAGCCGCTGTCTCCACAGGTCCCCCGATTTGCCTTCCCTTCGCTGTGACTCTCGGTTTTCCCTGCCGAGCGAAAAACCTTCCCTCGGGCCCAAACCCCCCGCCGCACTCACAACATACAAAGCACTTCTCATGCCATTGACCACCAAGTGCAGTAACCACCACATCCTCTACCACCGGCAGCTTGCACGCACGACACTTGTCCGCCGTCCGGCGCGAGTGGCAGCGTACGCACCACGCATACCCTTCTTTCTCGACAAACGGCGTCTCAGGCGTGAACGGGTCACCGCACTCAGCACAGAAGAAATGGCCCACGTGCCATTCGGCGCCACATGCAACGATTACCTCTCCCTCGATGGGGGTCTTGCAACTTTTGCAGCGCGGGGAGAACAGTTCGTGGAAGTCGAGATGGCAATAAAATCGGGGGTAGTTCATTTCTTGATCGTCTTCGTGTGAATCGGCGAGGCGCTCCGCACGGCTGGACTCGGGTTCTTGGTAAAAAGCAACGCATTCGAGCGCGGTGCTGCAGTGGTAGCATGTGAAGCATTCAGGATGGAGCCGGTGATCACACGCAGTCACTATCCGTCCGGAAATTGGCAGGCCGCAGGCAGCACAGGCCGCGGTGGGGAAATTGATACTGGTAGGAGTAATATGGCTAAAGCGGCTTTTGGACAATGCCGCTGCCTTCTTGCTGCGTTGTTCGGCTGCATACTTTTTGGGGTCAGGGAGTTCTCGTCGCTTTGGCTCATTTTGAGGTGGcattgaagaaatgggagGACCTAGTTCTGATACAAGGATAGACGGCGGCGTGGAGTCTTCGCATTCAACACTGATTGAGGGAACGCTTGGGGCCTCGCTCACATTGATTGTAGGTGCTAGATCTTTGTGTGGAGTAGAGGTATTCTCAATCGACGGCCGCGATGACGATTGTCCGAAGCCTTGTCGGGCGCCTCTCGAATTGGCGTAGGCTTCCTCTTCTGGAGCTTTCCAGTCAGGATCAAAACTCACAATGGGACGGCCAGGCCGATCACTGACAGCTGATGGCATAGGGAGTCTGGAACTCCTGTCCTTGAGCCTCATGCTGGTTGCAGCACGAATCTCCTCACTACGTATCTCGATCCCGTCTTTTGTAGGCGAAGTTTCCTGCTCTTTTGTGGAGTTGGCAGTCGTAGAGAAATTGTTGGCCTTGTAAAAAGGATTTTTGGACTGAGTGGGAGGATTTTTGTGAATATCAAAAATGGACAGTTTCTTCTCGCTACCGGCTCTATTATTAGCCTGCCGAGGAAGGGATCGTGCACCGCGTGGGAGCGAGTTTCGAGCCTTCACCCTAAGAGCAGAGGGTATAAATTTATCGGTCGCTGCCTCAGCCTTGGAGCTCGGATCTTCGGGCTCCTCGTAGATCTGGTCTTCTGGGTTTCTAAACAGCCCCTTTGAAGAATCGCTGTTAGAAATTCGCGATAGCTGGGGGTGGGGAGCCTGCTGCATGTCATCTTCcggcaaagaaaaatttacTTTTGAAGTCCGCCTCagagatgaattctttttaACTCTGAAAGTAGAATTATCGTGGTGAGTTTGGGGCCTTGTCCCATGAACTCCTGCTGGAAATGAGATTCTATGGGAATTAGCGGAGTTGCTTCCACCAGAACTGTCAGACTCAGAGAGGTCTCGTCCAGATCTCGAAATTGCAGAGCTATGGCTTCTAAAATGGCCTCCCCTTTCAGAATATCGTAGAAAACGATTCGCAACGTCAGGGTTGCGGTAGGGGGCATGTTGATTCTGTTCCTGGAATCCATACTTCTGGTGCTGCAAGACCAAGTCCACAGCTTCCTCGTGTGCTGCGTCGTACAGACGTTGTTCCTCATCTTGGAGGTCCATTTCTTCCAGTGCGTTTCGCAGCGAGCGTGCTGCCTGTTTTTCGACCCATCTGTGGCCGCTCTCTCGGTACTGAGCATTTGGTGACGACACTATCGGTGTAGACGACGTATTCCTGGGGGTCTCATCCACCGTTTCCTCCGGGATACTTGTGTATTCTCCAGGTTCGTTCTGCTGGAGAAGTTCGGACATATATCGACGGTGGGACAGAGCGCTGGAAGAACGCGGAAAGAGATCGCCGGTGGCCGGGCCGGAGGGGTCCGCTGGCCTGGACATTGAGAGGGCAGAGGACGCTCTAGGCGGCAGGTCATTGTTCTGCGGAGATCCTAAGAGAGCCGTGTCTTTCGTAGGGAGCGGGCGGGAGCCAATTGGGCGGGGAGGGCGGTTGTTTCGAAGGTCCTTGAGGTAGTGGGCTGCGTAGGAAGAGTTAGTCAACCAAAGGATGCAGCCTCCACTTCATAGACACTCAATATTGACTCAAGACGAAGACCATATCGGTTCGGTTCTCCCGCAAAGGGGGCGTATCTCTCCCTGAGGGACTCTTCTTCCTGTTCTACTCACCGAGCTGGTCGTCGTCCATGAAGGTTGGGTTGGGAGGAGACACCTTCCGGGTACCGGACTTGAATCGGATGGAATGGACCATGGCTGTCTCTGCGGACGATTCTCGACTGTAAATAATGAAGTGATCGTGTTCACCATAAAAGTGGACCtgcctgtacggagtagttataTCGGTTCAGCGTGAAGAGAGTGGACAGCAATTCAGCCAGCCATGGGCTTGCTCTTTGTTGACctagcagcagcagcagcagcacagATACGTCAGAGGAGCAGGATTTGGGGAAAAGAGAGATGACTCTCAGACATCCAACTCCTCGAAGACTCACTCAGATAATTGGAGATCGGCGGGGAGTCGAGGGCTGCGTTCGTTGGCTGTATCCTTTATACGCCCGCCGGCAGTCCTCGCGTATCACCAGCCGCCAACGCATCGAGCGAGTCTGTGACGTATCCGGCCAGGGTGTGTGCGTGTTTACACTAGCGAGTCTCGCTGCCCGTTGCCAGGGCCAACCGGCTCTCTCTGTTTCACACAGCGCTCTTCAATCGATGCAATATTTACTCTGCGCGACTACCAAGTACATCCCTACACGCTGACTTCCTGGAATCGAGGGTAAACCACGACCAATCTGGAGGGTTCCGCGGCTGGTGATCCGGTATCGAAGTTATCATTGGTGCCACCGGTGATCGCATCATCCACCTTGGTGGGAGTGACGAGCTAACTCTGTAACTACATAATTTAGCCGCTGGCCCCGTCACAGAGATCGCTGCCGCAATCAGCCAACCTTAGTTTCGTCAAAGTGGTCGTCGTTGCAGAATTGGATCGAGGCGTGGAGAGGGCGCCAGCCAGGATTCGGGAAGCCTTCCGGCGATCCTCGTCAAAGGCGGCCGTGTGAACTCCCTCGACCCAGCTTTGCAAATATGAAACAGTCATGATAATGActtcatatatatatatatatatatatacgtGGTGAACTCCACGTCTGTAACGCCACACatcgtactccgtagacttGGCAAAGCTGGATCGTCCCCTGCGTCGTTCTCGACTGCTGACTGTTTTGACTCCTGGCTTACGATGTGCACGATGCGATTAACCCATTGAATTGCCTGGATCAGCATGCGTGCGTACGTATGCCGCTGGACAATTACTCCATTCCCCCTTTGtctctctgctttctttttgccTGTGTAAATGCTAATCATAGACTGGGCTTTTGGCGGACGCAAATTTATCACTCAAACATATTAAATATTATTGCTCATTCAATTCTCCTTGAATCTGGTAACTAAACAGGCGGAGGGGCGGCAGATCTGGGATCCCGATCGCCGGCATTCCCGAGTGCATTCAAACGATCTCAGTGCCTCAGGTGGTTACGGCAAAGAACTTCCCACTTTTCTTCCCCTGTGACACACAGACTCTTTTCGCGAGAAAGCCACATATGTAGGGAGTTCTGCCTGCCCAGTTCCGGTTCCGATCCCATTCAGAGATCTGTCTGGGCCCACTAACCCGAAAGCTGTCCGGGCGATTCGCCGGGTTGCATTCTGGCGAAGGTGAAGGTTTCGCTCAGCGAAGCGCAGAGAAAGCTCGCAATTCTTACACTTGAATGCCCCTGTGGTTTGTTTTCGCAGTTTGTTGACTCCGATCCCCCTCCAGTTGACCAGGATCCCACCTCGCGCACCCAGTCGTCGCGCCCGCAGATCCCTTCGTTTCTCCCCAATGGAATGCTGGGCCTGCATGGCTCCATCGGCACGTCGGACCTTCTGCCTCATGGATGCCACGATGGTCACCCAGGCCACCCCGTCCAGCCTCTGAGTCCGGGCTAGACGCGGGTAGGCCAATGAGGACGCAGATGCAAGGGTACAATTgctttttgcctttttttttttttttttttttgattttctaAAAAGAACGAAAAGTTCAAAAACGGAAGACGAGAGAGCAGGGCCCAGCGCAGGTGATCCTTTGGCCGCGAATAGAGTTCCCTGACACCCGGTTCAGTCGGCACCGCGTCCCGAAGCCTCACGCTCAGCGCGCAGTCGGGGAAAAGCAGCGCTGGGAGAGTTACCCGGTTCCCCCCACATTGGGGCCCTGCTCTCTAGCGCCCGATTGGCCACCTCCGCCTTGTCTGGGCCACCTCGGTCTGTcgagagagagggaagacCCGAGCAGTTTGACGGTCAGGATGGGGCAAAATTCCGGCACAATTCCCGCAAAATCCCCCCACAGACCCCAACTTTCTGAGGCGGTAGGGCGCTGCGAAGATATGCCTAGGCACAGCTCTCCAGCCATGCCAATCCGGGAGTTAACTCCTCGATCTCGTCCACCGTATTTCCTGATCGCACCTCTTTGGCACGAAGGAACTGGTGTTCCAGGACACCGCTAGGCTAGGAAAGGTGGGTGCAGCCGGGATGCttcaaaaagaaagcaaCTGTTGCTCTCTTCCCCCACGGACAGCGCTAGAACGGGTCAACGGGGCCAGCAAATTTATAAGCCCGACGCGCCCTGCAACGGTGCGCGTCGTCCCTCAATTTGAACCGGCCGTTCGCTCGATGGATATTGTGAGGCTCGACGTATGCCGTTGGTGCTGCCGGCATTATCCACTTATCTATATTAACTAAAGTCCACCAACCCTTGCGGAGCAGTTctagctattttatttttcctgatttcccttttcctttttgcccTCTGTGCGAGTCGCGTGCACTTTTGACTAATTTccaacccaaaaaaaaaaaggggattAATGTCTGCGGCCATAACTAGGCCTTAACTAACCAGGACCATGGGCGACAATTCGTCTATCCGAATCACGCATCCACCATTACCGGGTGCAGATGAGAAAAGAGATACTGATGGTACCGAACTGTCCGGCGACGAAGTGACTCCGTCATCTGCGGAGGATGGATTGGAGGAGAAGCCACCAGAAGACGTCCCACCAGATGGCGGGTATGGCTGGGTGTGTGTTGCTTGTGCAGCTTTCATCAACGGAAATACATGGGGAGTTAACAGTGTACGCTACATCCCTCTCCTGTATCTGACTTGCGAACGCATTGCTCACTTGTTCTATGTAGTCTTACGGTGTCTTCTTGTCCCACTATCTCTCTAACGATATATTCCCCAATATGAGCGCAATCGGATACGCCTTCACCGGCGGCCTAAGCATGTCTTGCGCCCTCTTAATATCACCTTTGGTCACCCACCTGATACACCTTTTCGGCAATCGAACAATTCTGAATATAGGGGTCTGCCTGCAAACTATCTCGTTCATCGGAGCATCATTTGCCAAAGAGCAGTGGCATTTATTCTTAAGTCAGGGCGTATGCTTTGGTGTGGGAATGGGGTGTATTTTCATTGGATCTGTTGGGATCACCCCGCAGTGGTTCCTGAAGAAACGAAGTGTTGCAAACGCAATCGCTGCCGCTGGCTCGGGGATGGGAGGACTTGCGTACTCCTTAGGAGCCGGCGCGATGATCCCCCGTCTTGGATTGGCCTGGGCTTTCCGTGTTCTTGGAATCACCACGTTCAGCATCAATATAGTCGCGTGCAATCTGCTGAGAGACCGGAATAAGGCCGTAGGAAGCCGTTATCGCGCATTTCATTTTCCACTACTGAAGCGGCCCGAGTTTCTGCTGCTTCAAGCTTGGGGCATTTTCAGCTTGCTTGGCTACGTCGTGCTTATCTTCAGTCTTCCCAATTTCGCACTCTCTATTGGCCTTTCTCCGCATCAAGGGAGTATTGTCGGCGCCCTTCTCAATTTGGGACAAGGCCTAGGCAGACCTGTAATAGGTCTCATCAGTGACCGTTTTGGGAGGATCAACATGGCCACtgttttcacattcttctGTGGCCTTCTTTGCTTCGCCGTCTGGATTCCGTCTCTCAACATGGGAGTGCTATGTTTTTTTGCCATAATCGTGGGCACTGTTGCAGGAACTTTCTGGACCACTGTCGTTCCCGTCTGTGCAGAAGTAATCGGGATGCAAGAATTACCAGCCGGGCTTAGTATATCTTGGGTGCTCATTGTGCCGCCGACGACGGTGTCAGAACCAATCGCCGTTTTGCTAAAGGACGACTCTAAAAAACAGTGGGTCTACCTCTATGCGCAGATATTCACAGGCCTGGTATACATCGTGGCGGGTATTAGCATATGGCTCGTCCGTGGCTGGAAAATTGGTCAGGTAGAAATAGCAGCGAAGAAGAGAGCCGTAGCCCTTGCAGCTGGCACTTCTGCAACACTGAAAAGCCGTCATCCAGACACAAACACCCCGTCGGTTCCTGAGAACCAGCTTTCGCCCGATAGAGATGCTTCAAGCCACCCTAATGAGCATACTATTTCTGCTCTGCCGTCTCCGCCTTCACCTGAGATAGACACCCGGGTTTGGTCTCCGGTTCATTTGCTGCGCAGGATGATGGTCCGTGGCCATGTTTGACGATGGAGAGACGGGGACTTCTCCATATACCTAATAGTTGCAAGATCCTGGCACGATACCTATATGTTATGGCATTATGGATGTGCTATAGCCTAGCGATGCCTTCCTAAGCCTGAGGCATCTCTTACAAAAAAATACAAATCCTTCTTACCTCCACTAGGCATATGACGATTGATACGAATATCGCGCTAGATGTGTTTAGGGCAATACCTTGTGGATTTGTTAATTTGCATACACCCCTAATAATCGACGTATATTCTCTTGGGACACGAAGCAACATACGAATTCGGCCGACTGGCTTGCATATATCCCCAGCATTATTTTATTAGCATTGTTCTACGGACTTTTCAGGACTCGTTCGCATGTATCCACATGGCGGGCTTAGTAAATAGAATCAAAATGAGATAAAAATGATAGGGAACTGGCATGGGAATCGAGAAATtgaaaatttttattttttataacAAAAGTAGGGGTGAATAGCCCGCTAGATGCATTCTTCCCAGAAAAAGATGCCACAACAACATAAAAGGCAAAACCTAGAGAGCAAAGAGACTAGATATTACGCCTTTCCCAAGACCAAAATCCGTACTCTCCGCTTACCCGCCCCGCGAACCCCTTCTTCCTTCACGGAACTCACATTCACCTTGACCTTTTCAAACAACTCAATGTAGACACTTCCCGCCTTCACCTTCTCACCCCCATCTTCTCCCTCATGCTGCTTCTCTCGCACCCTCAGCGCATATTCCTCGGGATCAAACTCGCTCTCTCTCCTCGCGGCAATATGCCTCCCCCCACGAACCCCAATCTCATCAACCTTCTGTCCAGGGAGCAAGAAATCCTCCAGCCTAACCACGCCCTCAATTCCGAACCTCGGCACAAAGACCACAATCCCATTATCAAACACGCGCATCACGTAGCCCTCTTCATCAACGCCCGCAGCAGCGCCGTTCTCATTGCCGG is a genomic window of Coccidioides posadasii str. Silveira chromosome 3, complete sequence containing:
- a CDS encoding uncharacterized protein (antiSMASH:Cluster_3.5~EggNog:ENOG410PHUY~COG:T,Z~BUSCO:2840at33183), whose product is MVHSIRFKSGTRKVSPPNPTFMDDDQLAHYLKDLRNNRPPRPIGSRPLPTKDTALLGSPQNNDLPPRASSALSMSRPADPSGPATGDLFPRSSSALSHRRYMSELLQQNEPGEYTSIPEETVDETPRNTSSTPIVSSPNAQYRESGHRWVEKQAARSLRNALEEMDLQDEEQRLYDAAHEEAVDLVLQHQKYGFQEQNQHAPYRNPDVANRFLRYSERGGHFRSHSSAISRSGRDLSESDSSGGSNSANSHRISFPAGVHGTRPQTHHDNSTFRVKKNSSLRRTSKVNFSLPEDDMQQAPHPQLSRISNSDSSKGLFRNPEDQIYEEPEDPSSKAEAATDKFIPSALRVKARNSLPRGARSLPRQANNRAGSEKKLSIFDIHKNPPTQSKNPFYKANNFSTTANSTKEQETSPTKDGIEIRSEEIRAATSMRLKDRSSRLPMPSAVSDRPGRPIVSFDPDWKAPEEEAYANSRGARQGFGQSSSRPSIENTSTPHKDLAPTINVSEAPSVPSISVECEDSTPPSILVSELGPPISSMPPQNEPKRRELPDPKKYAAEQRSKKAAALSKSRFSHITPTSINFPTAACAACGLPISGRIVTACDHRLHPECFTCYHCSTALECVAFYQEPESSRAERLADSHEDDQEMNYPRFYCHLDFHELFSPRCKSCKTPIEGEVIVACGAEWHVGHFFCAECGDPFTPETPFVEKEGYAWCVRCHSRRTADKCRACKLPVVEDVVVTALGGQWHEKCFVCCECGGGFGPEGRFFARQGKPRVTAKGRQIGGPVETAACESCEARRLKA
- a CDS encoding uncharacterized protein (EggNog:ENOG410PJKR~COG:G~TransMembrane:9 (o96-117i129-147o153-174i186-205o217-237i261-282o324-343i350-369o416-438i)~BUSCO:6153at33183); this encodes MGDNSSIRITHPPLPGADEKRDTDGTELSGDEVTPSSAEDGLEEKPPEDVPPDGGYGWVCVACAAFINGNTWGVNSSYGVFLSHYLSNDIFPNMSAIGYAFTGGLSMSCALLISPLVTHLIHLFGNRTILNIGVCLQTISFIGASFAKEQWHLFLSQGVCFGVGMGCIFIGSVGITPQWFLKKRSVANAIAAAGSGMGGLAYSLGAGAMIPRLGLAWAFRVLGITTFSINIVACNLLRDRNKAVGSRYRAFHFPLLKRPEFLLLQAWGIFSLLGYVVLIFSLPNFALSIGLSPHQGSIVGALLNLGQGLGRPVIGLISDRFGRINMATVFTFFCGLLCFAVWIPSLNMGVLCFFAIIVGTVAGTFWTTVVPVCAEVIGMQELPAGLSISWVLIVPPTTVSEPIAVLLKDDSKKQWVYLYAQIFTGLVYIVAGISIWLVRGWKIGQVEIAAKKRAVALAAGTSATLKSRHPDTNTPSVPENQLSPDRDASSHPNEHTISALPSPPSPEIDTRVWSPVHLLRRMMVRGHV